Genomic segment of Candidatus Flexicrinis affinis:
GCCGGGTCGGACGCAAACCGCCGCATCAACATTGCGTTGGCCACCAGCAAGATGGACGGAGTCATCATCGGCCCGGGCGAGGAATATAGTTTCAACCGTCTGCTCGGCGACCTCGAACCCGAGGAGGGTTGGGTCGAGGCCAACGTGATCTTCGCCGACCGCACTGGGACGGGGCTCGGCGGCGGCGTGTGCCAGGTCTCGACTACGATCTTCCGCGCGGCGTTCTCGGGCGGGTTCACCATCATCGAACGCCATCCCCACGGTTACCGGGTCGGCTTCTACGAGCAGGGCGGGTTCCCGCCGGGCCTCGACGCCGCGATCTTCACGCCGGAGCGCGATTTCCGGTTCCAGAACGACACGCCGTATCACCTGCTGATCGAAGCATCAGTCTATCCCGGCACCGATCAGCTCGCCTTCCGCTTCTACAGCACCAACACCGGCCGCATCGTGGAGATCGAACAGCCGCGCGTCGCCAACCGCATGCCGCCGGAAGCCACCCGCTACGAAGCCAACGCCAGCCTAGCCGTCGGTGAAGTCCGGCAGGTCGACTACTCTGCCGAGGGTGCAGACGTGAACGTAGGGCGTACCGTACGCGATGCCAACGGCAACATCATCCGGCAAGATAACATCTTCACCCACTATCTGCCGTGGGGCGCGATCTTTCAGGTGCACCCCAACGACCCGCGCTTGAACCAATAACGGTCCGAACAAAAACGGCGCGGGCACCATTGTGAATGCCCGCGCCGAATGACTGCGATTGCCCGTCCCTTAGTCAATCACCTTGAATCTGCGCACGGCCAGCATGAAGAACACCGCGCCGATTCCGAGCAGCACGGCCGACGGGCCGACGATGCCGGCGAAGCCCTGATCCAGCGCAATCACGTTGCGGAAGCCGTCGACCACCCATTTGAACGGCGAGATCACCGAGATCGCGCGCATGAACTCGGGAACGAACTCGAGATCGAGCGACCACCACGCACCGCCGATTGGCGCCAGCGCCAGCGTGACCAGTACGACGAGGCTGCCCGCCTGATCTTCGGTCTTCACGACCGTCGCCATGAACAGCGTAAACGTGCTGATGCACAGCGAGAACGCCATCATGACGATCAGCAGGGCCAGCGGGTTGTTGCCGAACGACACGTCGAGGATCTGGCCGTAGATCAACCCCACGCCGAAGGCCACACCGTACTGGATCATGCCGAGCGCGAAGCGCGCCAGCAGCTTGCCGAGGATGATCTCCGCCTTGGTGACGGGCGCGGCGGCAAGCCGCTGCAGTGTCCACAGCCGCCGTTCTTGCACGAGCGTGCTGGCACCGGCGAGGATCAGGAACATCACGTACATGCTGCCCATACCGGGGACGCTTTGCTGGAGGCCCACCAAGAAGTCGGGCTGCGTGAGAGGCGCGACCTCTTCGTTGATTGAAACCGGCGACTGCGCCCAGATTTCGGCCGCACTCGTGCGCATCGAATCGACAAACGCGTCGTCACCGTCAAGTGTCTCGTCGGCGATCTGCTGGGCAAGCTGTTCGGCGGACACGATACCTTGGACGCGCCGTACCGCCGTGCCGACCGCCTGCTGGGCGATGCTCTCCGCCGTCGCCGACTCGCTCGAGCGGTACGTGATGTGCGCCGCCTGGCCCGAGCGCAGTACTTCTTCGAACCCGGGCACGATCACGATATAAGCCAACGTCTGGGCACGATCAAGCCGCGACTGGGCATCGTCGGCCGAAATGCCGTCGGCATCGTCGCCCAGCGCGCACACGTCTTCGGCGTCATTCTGCTGCGGGCAGATGACGAGCGTGGGCTGCTGACCGACCAGCGCATCGACAAACGTGCCGGACAGCGTCGACTGATCCTGATCGACCACATCGACCAGATAGCGCACCGGTTCTGACGATCCGCCGAGGCTCTGGCCGTTGACGAGGCCGATTACGAAGATCAACGCCGCAGGAAGTAGCACGAGATTAATCCAGATCGTCCGATCGCTGAAGGCAATGCGGATGTCGTTGAGCGCGATGTTGAGTGCTTTCATCGTCGTCCTCCCTACCGATCACCGATGCGCGAACGGAACAGCACGAACCCGATCGCAAACGTCACCGCGCCGTACAACACCATCACGAGCAGATTGAGCATGATGTCGTTGTCGCCCGCGGCCAGTTTGGTGAAAGTGTCCGCGCCCCAATGCACGATCGACAGACTTGCCAGCGCCGTCGGCAGGGTGAAGCCGAAAGCGCCGCCAAACAGCGCGCTGAAGATGGCGACGACACTGCCGACCATGCCGGCCTGTTCTGCAGTCTTGGCGACGGCGGCGGTGATGCTCCCGATTCCTGCCGTTCCGAGCGCCGTCGCAGCGATCGCAGCGACGATTCCGAGAATGTTGGTACCCCAGATGAACTGGAGCGACCCGCCCAAGAGCGACGCCAACAACGTAAGGCTCACCACGAGAAACAAGACCTGCACCACCACAACGATGAACACCGCCAGCATCTTCCCGAGCAGCACCATCACGGCGGGCGTCGGCGTAATGAGCAGGCGCTGAAGCGTCCAGTTCTTGCGTTCGATGATAATGCTGGAGGCCTGCCCGTTGGCAGTGAACAAGCCGAAGAAGACGGCCTGCGCCGACCCGATCACGACCAGCGGATTGATCGCGACCTCGGTGCCAGTTGCCGACTGCCGGTCGACCACGACCGATGACGAGACGCCGGCAAAAGCACAAACGATGCCTTCGTTGAACGCGCTGCTGCTGAACACTGACGCAATCTGCAGCGGGTCGGACGGCAGTGACGCGATAAGGGCAGACAACGTCACATTGCCTGCTGCGAACCGCGTACTCATCTGGTCGACGACGCTGCGGACAATCTGCGCGGCGATCGGGCGCTCCGGCGAGCTGTATACCTCAATTGTCACCGGCGTTAAGGCGGGCTTGACGGGGGAAACCTGCAGGTCGGCGCTGAACGACGCGGGAATGATGATCGCCAGCGCATACTCTTCGGCTTCGACGGCGCGGCGCGCTTCTTCCACGCTGGTTAACGTTACCGGTGCGAGAAGCTCTTCCAGAGTCATCGAGTAATCGGCGCTGCTGTCGCCTGATGCCCCCGCGACGCTTGGACAGTCCGGGGCGGAGTCCGTCCACCCGGGAACCGTGCCGCCCATGTCCTCGCCGCTCAACACGCTGGTGATCAGCGCGCCGTAGTTAATGGTGCTGTCCTGCCCGCCGAAGTTCAACGGCGCGCCCTCGTCCAAATTGACGATGGCGACCGGTATTTCCGAGAGGGCACTGCCTCCGCTGCCGATACCGCCGAACGTCACGCCGATGATCGCGGCCAGCACCAGCGGCGCAGCGAACATGATCAGTAGCAAATTGCGGTCGGATAGAGTCGTCTGCAGGTCTTTGAGTGCGATAATGAACGCTTTGCGCATGACGTCCTCCGTCACTCGCGCAGCGCGCGGCCGGTCAAGGCGAGAAACAGCGTCTCAAGGTCCGGTTCGCGTACGGTGACCGACATAACGTCGACGCCTGCCGCGTTCATGGCGGTTAACACGTCGGGCAGCGCGCGCCGGCCAAGCCGAGCGTAGACGGCGTATTTGGCTTCACCATTGTCCTCGGCCACTGGCTCCGGCTGTGCGCGGCTGACGCCCTCGACCGCCTGAAGCACGCCCACGATCGAATCGTTGGCTTGTTCCTTTCCGATTGTCAGGACGAGGATGTCCTCTTCGCCCGTCTGCGACATCAGCTCCATCAGCGTCCCAAGCGCGATAATCGACCCGTTGTCGATGATCGCGACCCGGTCGCTCAGTTCCTGCGCCTCTTCCATCAGGTGGGTGGTGTACAGCACGGTCATGCCGTACTCGCTGCGCAGGCGCAGCACCGTATCGAGGATTCGCCGCCGGCTTTGCGGGTCGACCCCAACGGTCGGCTCGTCCATGTAGATCAACTGCGGGCGATGCAGCAGCCCGACCCCAATGTTCACGCGGCGCTTCATGCCGCCGCTGAACGTCTCGACTTTGTCGTTCTGCCGGTCCTTGAGGTCGATCACGTCGAGCACTTCGTCGATGCGCTTGCCGAGTTCGGCGCCAGACAGACCGTACATCCGTCCGAAAAAGTCGAGATTGCGCCGGGCCGTGAGCATTGGATAAAGCGCCACTTCTTGCGGCACTACACCGATCATGGCCTTTGCCTGCAGCGGATCGCGCGTGATTGAGTGACCGCCGATTTCGGCATCGCCGGCGGTCGGCGGGATCAAGCCGCTAATCATCGAGATGGTTGTGCTCTTGCCGGCGCCGTTCGGCCCCAACAGGCTAAACACTTCTCCCTTGCGAATTTCGAGGTCGATGCCGCGTACGGCTTCCACGACCGTCCCATCCTGACGCGTATAAGTCTTCGTCAGGCCCGATGCCCGTACGATCGGTTCCATATGTCCCCCCAGTTGTTTCCGTCGCAGCGTGGAGCACAAGCTCAGTATAGCGTAGTTAACGGTAATACGGTTCGATCGGCGCCTGAGTTGCTCCGAATGCGGGATGGCATGGCGCTGTGGTATCCTTGCGCCGCACACGACAGGGAGACTCATGACCGCGCTGCAATTGCTCCAACCGCACGAGACAATCGCCGACGTTGTACTGACCAACTTGCGCGCATTCAGGGATGATCGCGGTCAGTTCGTTGAAACGTTCAGGGCGTCGTGGTTCCCGCAGGTGGATTGGTCGCGCATCCAGACCAACCGGTCGGACAGCGCACAGGGCGTGCTGCGGGGCCTGCACTACCACTTCCATCAGGTCGATTATTGGGTCGTGACGCGCGGCCGGATACGGGTAGGACTCGCAGACTTGCGACCCTCGTCTCCGTCCTATATGACCGCGGCTGTCGTCGATCTCGATGCGGACGAACCACGCGGGCTGTTCGTGCCGGTCGGTGTGGCGCACGGCTTTTTCGCGGTGACGGACTGCACCCTCACCTACCTCGTCAATAACTACTACGATTCCTCCGACGAGCACGGCGTCGCGTGGAACGACGCCGAGTTGGCCGTGCCATGGGGTACGACTTCGGCCGTATTGTCGCCGCGCGACAGCACCAATCGCCTGTGGCGGGACATCCCAAACGACCAGCGGCCGCGCTGAGTAGCGCATGAACGTGCTTTGCACTTCGCATCGGCCGTGGTATCAATAACCGGTCGCGTGTTTGCGATTGGTTCAATAGAAAGGTACTGAACATATGCGCAAGTTGGTTATCGTGTGCACGCTTTTGTTGGTCGTTGCGGCGATTGGCGTGGCTCAAGACACGTCGCCGGTCGTGATTCCCGCATGGGATGAGATCGAAGCGGGCGCTTGGACGAATATCCCCGGCCCCGAAGGCACGATTTGCTCGAATGGTACGCCGTACAGCTTTTACGCACGGCCGGCCAGCGAGCCGTCCGACAAGCTGTTGATCCACTTTCAGGGCGGTGGCGCGTGCTGGATGCAAGGAAACTGCGACCTGACTGCGAACCCCACATACGACCCGTTCGTCGATGAGTCGGACGACCCGACCAACGGTGGCGGAATCTTCGACTTCGCAAATCCGGCGAACCCGTTTGCGGACTACAACATGATCCTCGCGCCGTATTGCACAGGCGACGTACACGTCGGTGACGCGCAGACGACCTACGAAGAGGGTGAGTCCGAAGTCACAATCAACCACAACGGCTATGCCAACGCGGCGGCCGTGCTGGGTTGGGTGTTCGCCAACGTCCCGACAGCCAGCGACGTGTTTGTCACGGGCTGCTCGGCCGGCGCGATCCCGTCGCCGTTCTACGTGTGGTGGGTTGCCGAGAACTATGGCGACGCGCGGATCGTACAGCTTGGCGATGCCGCGGGTGCGTATCGCAACGTCACCGGCGTGCTGACCGATGTTATGGGGTCTTGGGGTACGTTCGATATCCTCGGCGAACCCTACTCGGACGTGTCTGACGAGGATATGACGTTCGAGCAGTTTTACATCAAGATGGGCAACTTGTTCCCCGAAGTGCAGTTCGCCCAGTACAACGCGGCGTACGATCAGGTCCAGACCGGATTCGTCGTGCTCGCTGGCCTCGGCGAGCCGAACCTGCCGCAGCTTCTGGCAGACAACCTTGCCGACATCAAGGCCGGCCTCGAACAGGACAACTTCCACAGCTTTACGGCTGGTGGCAGCGGGCACTGCGTCACCGTGACGCCCGAGCTGTACACGATCGCCAGCAATGGCGTCCCGTTAATCGATTGGGTGACGGCTCTCGCCGCTGGTGAGCCGGTGCAAGACGTCGTTTGCGAGGACTGCACGGAAGCGGAGTACGTCGAGGGCGGCGAATAAGCTCGCTCCTCCTTGGATCGGCGCCCTTTGCGTGAACCGCGCAAGGGGCGCTATTGTTTAGGTGTACCGTCGATAATGGGACGCGACATATGAGCGTGCTCTACTGCCCGACCTGCGATTCCCCGCCCGATCCGCTCGATTGGCATTGCCGCGCGTGCGGCGGCGCGCTGGAGCTGCGCGACCAGCCGCCGTTCAAGGCCGACGCGATCAACACCGAACACTGGTCGATGTGGCGGTACGGATCATCGCTCGATGTCGAACGGCGTGTGTCGCTTGGCGCAGGCATGACGCCACTTGTGCCGCTGAAGCCAAGCGACGAGTCGGTGTGGATCAAGTGCGAGTACTTGAACCCCACCGGCAGCTATAAGGATCGCGGGACCGAGACGCTGCTCAGCTACCTCGCGGGTCACGGCGTGACGTCGGTCGTCGAAGAGTCGTCGGGGAACGCCGGCGCGTCAATGGCGCAGTACGCGGCACAGGCCGGCATGAGGGCGCGCATCTTCGTCCCGGAAAACGCTCCTCCCGGCAAGACACGCGCAATCGCCGCCGCGGCAGAATTGATCGTCGTACCCGGCCCGCGCCAGAACGTCAACGACGCGTGCCTTGCGGCCGCCGTCGACGGTACGGTGTACGCCAGCCACGGCTGGAATCCATACTGGATCGTGGGCCAGCAGACCATCGCATGGGAAATCTGGGAGCAGTTTGGCAAGGCGCCGGCAGCGATCGTCACGCCGGCCGGCCAAGGCGGGCTGCTGCTCGGCATCGCACGCGGGTTTCGGGCGCTGCACGCCGCCGGAGTCATCGACCGGCTGCCGCGACTGTATGCGGTTCAGCCGTGGGCGTGCGATCCGTTTGTCCGCGCGATTGAAGCCGACGCATCCGAGCCGGAGCTGATGATCGCTCAGCGCAGCGCAGCGGACGGGACGCTGGTCGGGAACCCGGTTCGCGGCCAGCAGGTGTTAGCTGCAATCCGTGAGACACACGGATGGGCATTCACAGTCGCCGAGGACGACCTGCTCGAGGCGCGCTCTCAGCTTGCGCGGCGCGGTTTCTATGTCGAGCCGACCAGCGCCATGACTCACGCGGCTTTGGCCCGCGTGCATGAACATATGGGCGGCGCGGGTGGACCGATCATCTTGATCGCTACCGGACACGGACTCAAGTCGTCGGCCTAGTCGAATGCCTCGATCGCGGCACGGACCTGCTCGGCCGTCAACCCGAAGGCACGCTGAAGCAGCGCAAACCCGGCGCGCTCGCCCGTCTGGATGTAGCCGTCGGCGCTGGCGACCGCAGCAGCCATGCTCAGCGCGAACATCCGCTGTTGCTCGGTCGTAAGAATCCCCGCCACCTTGTTGAGGCGAACCGACGGGCCCTCGTCATAGATCGCGTTGGCGCAGTCAAAGCATAGATCCATCAACTGCTGACGCGTCATCGCTTTGAGCGCCGGGTGGTTCTCGAGATAGCCGACGACGGTCATCTGCACCATGTTGAGTTCGGTCTTTCTCACGGTGCCGTCAGCGATCGCAAACAGCATCATCGTTTCGACATACGCCCGCAGTTCGTCATTGGTGAACGGCCCGGTCGGCTTGCTGAATGAAGTCATCAATCCATCCCCCATACTAGGCGTCCGTCAGCCCACACAAGTGTAGCATCCCACCACAATTCTGTGGGTTGACGCGGCCCTACAGCGCCTAAATGATCCGCTGGCCGAACAGGCTTGCGACCAAGTCGACCGCGAGATTCGCCGTGCGGTTGCGTTCGTCCAGCACCGGGTTGACTTCGACGACATCGACGGTGCGCGTCCGCCCGGTGTCGTGCAGAATCTCCATCAGCAGGTGGGCCTCGCGGTACGACAGTCCGCCCGGCACGGGCGTCCCAACGCCCGGCGCGAAGGTTGGGTCGCACGAATCGAGATCGAGGCTGAGGTGCAGCGTATCACAATGGGCGAACCCGGCAAGCAGATCCTGCGCGACCGCGTACAACCCGCGTTCGTCGATATCGCGCATGGTAAAGGTGCGGATTCCGCTTCGAGCGAGGCGTTGGCGCTCGGCCGAGTCGAGGTTGCGCAGGCCGATCATGGCGACATCTTCGGCGGCCAGCGCGGGCCTGCGGCTGCCGATCTCGCTCAGGGCCACTGGACCGTCGCCCAGCAGAGCGGCGACGCTCATGCCGTGAACGTTTCCCGACGGCGAGGTCTCCGGCGTGTTCATGTCGGCGTGAGCGTCGATCCAGATGACGCCAACGCTGCCCCGCTGCCGGACGGCCGCGACCGTCCCAATGCTGATCGTGTGGTCACCGCCGAGGAACACGGCGTTTTCATCCGGCTGAAGGGCTCCGACAATGTGCTCGTAGGCCTCGCGGCAAATACTGGCGATTTGCGGAAGATAACGTGCGTTCGCATGCGAGTCATACTGCTCGAATGCTTGTTCGGCTTGCGGCACGACGAGGTTGCCGGCGTCGATCGGAAGGTAGCCGAGCGCGCGCAAGCGGTCGCTCAGGCCGGCGTAGCGGATTGCGCTCGGACCCATGTCGACCCCACGCCTGCTTTGTCCCAAGTCCATCGGGATTCCGTAGATACGAACGATCGGGCTGGACATCGGCGCTCCTGTTTGTGTCAGCATGGCACGGGTCGGTCAATCGCGCGGGCCGAAGTGCTTTAGCGCGCGCTCTAGCTGCTCCACCACATCCTCGGGGGCGTCTGCGAAGGCGGGCCCATACTCGTAGTAGTGCGCGTACGACTGAATGTGGCTGGCGTCTCCGCATGCGCAGCCGATGTCGTCGAACCACTCGAGCACGGCGCGGTCGGCATCGACCTTTAGCCCGTTCACGCCACCGTCCTCATTCGCCCACATCCACTCGGTGTTGATGCGCTCAGCCACGCGGGCCATCTCCTTTGATCCAGCGCGCCGTGCGCCGTGCCGCATCGACCAAGCGGTTCGCCAGTGTCGGCTGCGCGGGACGCGCCAATTCGATTTCATAGATGTTCGTCGTGTAGGCAGGCATATCGACCTCGAGCCGGTCGCCAAACGGCGCAATGATCTGATTTGTCATGACGTTGACGAGGGGATGATTGCCATACTCGGTGAGCC
This window contains:
- a CDS encoding ABC transporter permease, whose translation is MKALNIALNDIRIAFSDRTIWINLVLLPAALIFVIGLVNGQSLGGSSEPVRYLVDVVDQDQSTLSGTFVDALVGQQPTLVICPQQNDAEDVCALGDDADGISADDAQSRLDRAQTLAYIVIVPGFEEVLRSGQAAHITYRSSESATAESIAQQAVGTAVRRVQGIVSAEQLAQQIADETLDGDDAFVDSMRTSAAEIWAQSPVSINEEVAPLTQPDFLVGLQQSVPGMGSMYVMFLILAGASTLVQERRLWTLQRLAAAPVTKAEIILGKLLARFALGMIQYGVAFGVGLIYGQILDVSFGNNPLALLIVMMAFSLCISTFTLFMATVVKTEDQAGSLVVLVTLALAPIGGAWWSLDLEFVPEFMRAISVISPFKWVVDGFRNVIALDQGFAGIVGPSAVLLGIGAVFFMLAVRRFKVID
- a CDS encoding ABC transporter permease: MRKAFIIALKDLQTTLSDRNLLLIMFAAPLVLAAIIGVTFGGIGSGGSALSEIPVAIVNLDEGAPLNFGGQDSTINYGALITSVLSGEDMGGTVPGWTDSAPDCPSVAGASGDSSADYSMTLEELLAPVTLTSVEEARRAVEAEEYALAIIIPASFSADLQVSPVKPALTPVTIEVYSSPERPIAAQIVRSVVDQMSTRFAAGNVTLSALIASLPSDPLQIASVFSSSAFNEGIVCAFAGVSSSVVVDRQSATGTEVAINPLVVIGSAQAVFFGLFTANGQASSIIIERKNWTLQRLLITPTPAVMVLLGKMLAVFIVVVVQVLFLVVSLTLLASLLGGSLQFIWGTNILGIVAAIAATALGTAGIGSITAAVAKTAEQAGMVGSVVAIFSALFGGAFGFTLPTALASLSIVHWGADTFTKLAAGDNDIMLNLLVMVLYGAVTFAIGFVLFRSRIGDR
- a CDS encoding ABC transporter ATP-binding protein, whose protein sequence is MEPIVRASGLTKTYTRQDGTVVEAVRGIDLEIRKGEVFSLLGPNGAGKSTTISMISGLIPPTAGDAEIGGHSITRDPLQAKAMIGVVPQEVALYPMLTARRNLDFFGRMYGLSGAELGKRIDEVLDVIDLKDRQNDKVETFSGGMKRRVNIGVGLLHRPQLIYMDEPTVGVDPQSRRRILDTVLRLRSEYGMTVLYTTHLMEEAQELSDRVAIIDNGSIIALGTLMELMSQTGEEDILVLTIGKEQANDSIVGVLQAVEGVSRAQPEPVAEDNGEAKYAVYARLGRRALPDVLTAMNAAGVDVMSVTVREPDLETLFLALTGRALRE
- a CDS encoding dTDP-4-dehydrorhamnose 3,5-epimerase family protein, producing MTALQLLQPHETIADVVLTNLRAFRDDRGQFVETFRASWFPQVDWSRIQTNRSDSAQGVLRGLHYHFHQVDYWVVTRGRIRVGLADLRPSSPSYMTAAVVDLDADEPRGLFVPVGVAHGFFAVTDCTLTYLVNNYYDSSDEHGVAWNDAELAVPWGTTSAVLSPRDSTNRLWRDIPNDQRPR
- a CDS encoding threonine synthase; its protein translation is MSVLYCPTCDSPPDPLDWHCRACGGALELRDQPPFKADAINTEHWSMWRYGSSLDVERRVSLGAGMTPLVPLKPSDESVWIKCEYLNPTGSYKDRGTETLLSYLAGHGVTSVVEESSGNAGASMAQYAAQAGMRARIFVPENAPPGKTRAIAAAAELIVVPGPRQNVNDACLAAAVDGTVYASHGWNPYWIVGQQTIAWEIWEQFGKAPAAIVTPAGQGGLLLGIARGFRALHAAGVIDRLPRLYAVQPWACDPFVRAIEADASEPELMIAQRSAADGTLVGNPVRGQQVLAAIRETHGWAFTVAEDDLLEARSQLARRGFYVEPTSAMTHAALARVHEHMGGAGGPIILIATGHGLKSSA
- a CDS encoding tellurite resistance TerB family protein, whose translation is MTSFSKPTGPFTNDELRAYVETMMLFAIADGTVRKTELNMVQMTVVGYLENHPALKAMTRQQLMDLCFDCANAIYDEGPSVRLNKVAGILTTEQQRMFALSMAAAVASADGYIQTGERAGFALLQRAFGLTAEQVRAAIEAFD
- the rocF gene encoding arginase, which encodes MSSPIVRIYGIPMDLGQSRRGVDMGPSAIRYAGLSDRLRALGYLPIDAGNLVVPQAEQAFEQYDSHANARYLPQIASICREAYEHIVGALQPDENAVFLGGDHTISIGTVAAVRQRGSVGVIWIDAHADMNTPETSPSGNVHGMSVAALLGDGPVALSEIGSRRPALAAEDVAMIGLRNLDSAERQRLARSGIRTFTMRDIDERGLYAVAQDLLAGFAHCDTLHLSLDLDSCDPTFAPGVGTPVPGGLSYREAHLLMEILHDTGRTRTVDVVEVNPVLDERNRTANLAVDLVASLFGQRII